From one Pseudomonadota bacterium genomic stretch:
- the fliP gene encoding flagellar biosynthetic protein FliP, translating into MRPYRRAVVLCALFFLALAGVALAQNAPELTLPTIKIEEGGKGGGGLATPLQILMLMTVLSLAPYILVMTTSFIRISIVLSFLRTAMGTQQVPPTQVLMALSLFMTLYIMSPVGKRINETALQPYFSNKIKQAEFIDRASSPLKDFMFANTRKTDIVLFFRLSNLKEKEFPAIEKPADVPIHIMLPSYIVSEIKTAFAIGFLLYIPFLVIDMVVASVLMSMGMFMLSPMTISLPFKLLLFVMINGWEIILEGLVKSFKQPVY; encoded by the coding sequence ATGCGACCCTACCGACGAGCCGTGGTTCTCTGCGCGCTCTTCTTCCTGGCGCTTGCGGGGGTTGCGCTGGCGCAGAACGCCCCCGAGCTGACCCTTCCCACCATCAAGATCGAGGAGGGTGGCAAAGGCGGAGGCGGCCTTGCGACGCCGCTTCAGATCTTGATGCTGATGACCGTGCTGTCGCTGGCGCCCTACATCCTCGTCATGACCACGTCGTTCATCCGCATCAGCATCGTGCTGTCGTTCCTGCGCACCGCGATGGGCACGCAGCAGGTGCCGCCGACCCAGGTGCTCATGGCGCTCAGCCTGTTCATGACGCTCTACATCATGTCGCCCGTGGGCAAGCGCATCAACGAGACGGCGCTGCAACCCTACTTCTCGAACAAGATCAAGCAGGCGGAGTTCATCGATCGGGCGTCAAGCCCGCTCAAGGACTTCATGTTCGCCAACACCCGAAAGACAGACATCGTGCTCTTCTTCCGCTTGAGCAATCTCAAGGAGAAGGAGTTCCCCGCCATCGAGAAGCCGGCAGACGTGCCCATCCACATCATGCTCCCGTCGTACATCGTGAGCGAGATCAAGACCGCGTTTGCCATCGGCTTCCTTCTCTACATCCCATTTCTCGTCATCGACATGGTGGTGGCTTCTGTGCTCATGTCGATGGGCATGTTCATGCTCTCTCCCATGACCATCTCATTGCCGTTCAAGCTCTTGCTGTTCGTCATGATCAATGGGTGGGAGATCATTCTCGAGGGGCTCGTGAAGAGCTTCAAGCAGCCGGTCTACTGA
- a CDS encoding type III secretion protein, with translation MNNSPEFYTIWAVWLLIFVRMVGFFVQAPIWGSAHIPKPVLAATAAMISVVLFPHVPVPKGLETLGEHLAGGDFTPLAYFIAAQFTVGLVIGYMSYLIMAAVQFGAELLDVQMGLSVAASFDPASHGSVNMIRRWAFYLAMVLYLLMNGHYKALEAMKFSYQVIPLDGINFSYYMLEDLILKTGLIFSLGLQIASPVVASLFITQVALGLLARVAPQMNVFMLSFPLNIMIGMTLLSSMLLLLRERLAQLFDDNIHWMWQNIRFLVPHTSGFAIW, from the coding sequence GTGAACAACAGCCCAGAGTTCTACACCATATGGGCGGTCTGGCTGCTGATCTTCGTTCGCATGGTCGGCTTCTTCGTGCAGGCGCCCATCTGGGGTTCCGCGCACATCCCCAAGCCGGTTCTCGCGGCGACCGCCGCCATGATCTCGGTGGTGCTGTTCCCGCACGTGCCCGTTCCCAAAGGGCTCGAGACCCTGGGAGAGCATCTGGCGGGAGGCGACTTCACGCCGTTGGCCTATTTCATCGCCGCGCAGTTCACGGTGGGGCTGGTGATCGGCTACATGTCGTACCTCATCATGGCGGCTGTGCAGTTCGGCGCCGAGCTGCTCGATGTGCAGATGGGCCTCTCGGTGGCGGCCAGCTTCGACCCCGCAAGCCACGGTTCCGTGAACATGATCCGACGCTGGGCCTTCTATCTCGCCATGGTCTTGTATCTGCTCATGAACGGTCACTACAAGGCGCTCGAGGCCATGAAGTTCTCGTATCAGGTCATTCCGCTCGACGGCATCAACTTCAGCTACTACATGCTCGAAGATCTCATTCTCAAGACGGGGCTGATCTTCTCCCTGGGGCTTCAGATCGCCTCACCCGTCGTGGCCTCGCTCTTCATCACGCAGGTGGCGCTTGGACTGCTGGCCCGTGTGGCGCCTCAGATGAACGTGTTCATGCTGAGCTTCCCGCTCAACATCATGATCGGCATGACCCTGCTCTCATCGATGTTGCTGCTGCTGCGTGAGCGCCTGGCGCAGCTCTTTGATGACAACATCCACTGGATGTGGCAGAACATCCGGTTTCTCGTTCCCCACACGAGTGGGTTCGCGATCTGGTAG
- the fliQ gene encoding flagellar biosynthetic protein FliQ: MTFDDGFILGICSEALYLILLLSSPMLISALLVGLVISILQATTQVQEQTLSFVPKIVITFLSLILCSTWIGGMLGGFAVRIFSLIPNLVVK, from the coding sequence ATCACCTTCGATGACGGCTTCATCCTCGGCATCTGCAGCGAGGCGCTCTACCTCATCCTGCTGCTCTCTTCTCCCATGCTCATCTCGGCGCTTCTGGTGGGCCTCGTGATCAGCATCCTGCAGGCCACCACGCAGGTTCAGGAGCAGACCCTCTCGTTCGTGCCCAAGATCGTCATCACGTTTCTCTCGCTCATCCTCTGCAGCACCTGGATCGGCGGCATGCTCGGCGGGTTCGCGGTACGCATCTTCAGTCTCATTCCCAACCTGGTTGTGAAATAG